From Sporolactobacillus pectinivorans:
TTTTTAGATTCTCCACTTTCAAAAGCGGTTCATTCATGAATAGGACTCCTTTCTACGCCTGTTTCTGATGCAGAAAGCAGCGTGATTTGTGGCTGTCGCCAATCAGTTCCGGTGCACTTGTTCTGCACTTGTCCATCACATAGTCACAGCGCGGTGCAAACAGGCAGCCGCCTTTAATCGATCCAGGTCTCGGCACGCTACCCTTTATGGTGTAAAGCGTATCCTTCTTGGTGTACAGATCGGGTATCGACCGGATAAGTCCCTCAGTATAGGGGTGGCTCGGGTGGTTAAAAATGTCCCGTACATCCCCCTCCTCGACAACTTTGCCTGCATACATGACAACAACCCGTTTGCACACCTGGGCAACAACTCCCAGATCATGGGTAATTAGTATAATGGCCGTATGGGTCTCACGGTTCAGCTTGGCCATCAGATCCAGAATCTGAGCCTGAATTGTGACATCAAGCGCAGTAGTCGGTTCATCAGCAATCAGCACTTTCGGATCACACGACATCGCTATAGCAATCATTACACGCTGGCGCATCCCACCTGACAGTTCATGCGGATACTCCTTGAGCAACTCCCGCGCACGCGGAAGGCCGACCATTTTCAGCAGTTCCTCGGCACGCGACTCTAATTCCTTTTTAGGCAGATGATTATGTAAACGGATCGCTTCAGTCAGCTGTTCACCAATCGTAAAAACCGGATTAAGCGACGTCATAGGCTCCTGAAAAATCATCGCAATATCATTACCGCGCAGTTTCCGCATACGGGACTCTTTTGCATGACTGATATCTTCACCCTTGTAAATAATCTGTCCCCCCACTATTTTTCCGGGAGGCGAGGGCAGCAAACCCATGATGGACAGTGAAGTCACACTCTTCCCGCAGCCGGATTCACCGACAATACCAAGAATTTCTCCCTCTTTGACAGAAAAAGTAACACCATCGACCGCTGGCACCTCGCCGTCATCCGTAAAAAATGAGGTTTTCAGCCCCTTAACTTCCAAGATTGTTTCACTCAAATGGTTCACCTCCCTCATATGTCACGTATTATAACATTTTGCAACAAACAAAACGTTACATTTAATATTCAAGGGTGTCAACAAGTAAATTCAGTCAATTCAAGAATCTTGACTTTTTCCTTTTCAAATGCCAAAAAACGGATACAATAAAACGCCCTAACCTTTTTCCGGTTAGGGCGTTTTATTTCATGTAAGGTGATTACTGTTTATTTTGCTGCGACTTCTGATTTTGCTGACGTACTTCCTGAGCGTTGGTTTCGCTGCCGAATTCGCTGCCAAGCTGTCCGCTTTGGGACTGGGCATTTTGCTTTTTAACTTGTTCCAGATCCGTGCCCGCAGTTGTTTTCTTAACCATCGAGTATCACCTCCACGACCTTTAACTTTGCCATCTTTAACAAATTTTATGTGTCATTTCGTCGATTTTTTTTCAACCAGTCTATAATTTTCAGAAAAGGGACGGGGAATGGCCGCTTTTCAAACTCCGATACGGGCAGCCACTGCCATCCTTTTTCAGGGTTGTCCGTATCACCTTGGAACTCTCCCGAATACAATGACAAATTCCAGATCAGGTGTGAAAACCGATGCGTATATGTGAAAGATTCTTTTTTCAATTTGACAGACTGCCCGATTTTTTCACAAACTTTTTTCTGAAAAGCAGCTTTCCCCTCTACCGATCGATCAACCATTGGAAATTGCCAGAATCCGGCCAAAAGCCCTGAATCAGCACGTCGCTCAATCAGCAGTCTTCCCTTGCTGTCTTTCAGAAGGAGAACAGCATAATCAGCGGTCTTTACTTTAGTTTTCCCGCTTTTGAACGGATATTCCGTCTGAACGCCCTCATCGTATGCTCTGCAGTAGCACTGAACCGGGCATTCGGCACAATCGGGATTTTTCGGATGGCAGACCATTGCTCCAAGATCCATCAGGCACTGATTGAAAGATGACGGGTCCGCCTCAACAATCAGTTCCCGCACAACACTTTCAAATTTTTTCCTTGTTTTAACTTTGGCAATGTCGTCATCAATCAGAAAAATCCGTGACATGACGCGCATCACATTTCCATCAACAGCTGGCTCAGGCTCACCAAACGCA
This genomic window contains:
- a CDS encoding gamma-type small acid-soluble spore protein, coding for MVKKTTAGTDLEQVKKQNAQSQSGQLGSEFGSETNAQEVRQQNQKSQQNKQ
- a CDS encoding ABC transporter ATP-binding protein, with the translated sequence MSETILEVKGLKTSFFTDDGEVPAVDGVTFSVKEGEILGIVGESGCGKSVTSLSIMGLLPSPPGKIVGGQIIYKGEDISHAKESRMRKLRGNDIAMIFQEPMTSLNPVFTIGEQLTEAIRLHNHLPKKELESRAEELLKMVGLPRARELLKEYPHELSGGMRQRVMIAIAMSCDPKVLIADEPTTALDVTIQAQILDLMAKLNRETHTAIILITHDLGVVAQVCKRVVVMYAGKVVEEGDVRDIFNHPSHPYTEGLIRSIPDLYTKKDTLYTIKGSVPRPGSIKGGCLFAPRCDYVMDKCRTSAPELIGDSHKSRCFLHQKQA
- the mutY gene encoding A/G-specific adenine glycosylase, with protein sequence MKRVTPRQIKQFNHDLLDWFHRNGRSLPWRETNNPYYIWVSEIMLQQTQVDTVIPYYNQFIKHFPTVEALADASEESALKSWEGLGYYSRVRNLQTGVREVVASYGGQVPDNKKDLLSIRGIGPYTAGALLSIAFGEPEPAVDGNVMRVMSRIFLIDDDIAKVKTRKKFESVVRELIVEADPSSFNQCLMDLGAMVCHPKNPDCAECPVQCYCRAYDEGVQTEYPFKSGKTKVKTADYAVLLLKDSKGRLLIERRADSGLLAGFWQFPMVDRSVEGKAAFQKKVCEKIGQSVKLKKESFTYTHRFSHLIWNLSLYSGEFQGDTDNPEKGWQWLPVSEFEKRPFPVPFLKIIDWLKKNRRNDT